A stretch of the Taeniopygia guttata chromosome 3, bTaeGut7.mat, whole genome shotgun sequence genome encodes the following:
- the FUT9 gene encoding 4-galactosyl-N-acetylglucosaminide 3-alpha-L-fucosyltransferase 9 isoform X4 produces the protein MIISVPTFRMLYKEEQIMTSTSKGIFRPFFIIFIILGCFMAFILIYIKPTNSWISGPIESASSVLKMKNFFSSKTDNLNETTVLIWVWPFGQTFDLTSCQTMFNIPGCHLTIDRSLYNRSHAVLIHHRDISWDLANLPQQARPPFQKWIWMNLESPTHTPQKSGIEHLFNLTLTYRRDSDIQVPYGFMMVGTSSFTFEVPSKENLVCWVVSNWNPEHARVKYYNELSKYIEIHTYGQAFGDYVNDKNLIPTISTCKFYLSFENSIHKDYITEKLYNALLAGSVPVVLGPSRENYENYIPADSFIHVEDFLSPRELAEYLLMLDKNNKMYLSYFNWKKDFSVHLPRFWESHACLACDHVKRHQEYKSIGNLEKWFWN, from the coding sequence agcaaatTATGACATCGACATCTAAAGGAATTTTCAGGccattttttattatcttcaTTATCCTTGGTTGTTTCATGgcatttatattaatttatatcaAACCAACAAATAGCTGGATCTCTGGTCCTATAGAATCAGCCAGTTCAGTGCTGAAAATGAAGAActtcttttcttccaaaactGATAATCTCAATGAAACTACTGTTTTGATCTGGGTTTGGCCGTTTGGTCAGACATTTGATCTAACATCCTGCCAAACGATGTTCAACATCCCCGGGTGCCATCTGACTATTGACCGCTCGCTGTATAACAGATCCCACGCTGTCCTCATTCATCACAGAGACATTAGCTGGGATCTGGCTAATTTACCTCAGCAAGCCAGGCCACCATTCCAGAAGTGGATTTGGATGAACTTGGAGTCTCCAACTCATACTCCACAAAAGAGTGGCATTGAACACCTTTTTAACCTGACCCTGACTTACCGGCGTGATTCAGATATCCAGGTGCCTTATGGCTTCATGATGGTTGGCACCAGCTCCTTCACATTTGAAGTCCCAAGTAAGGAAAACTTGGTCTGTTGGGTTGTGAGTAACTGGAACCCTGAGCATGCTCGAGTCAAGTATTACAACGAGCTTAGCAAATACATTGAAATCCACACCTACGGACAAGCCTTCGGAGACTACGTCAACGACAAAAACTTGATTCCAACTATCTCCACTTGCAAATTCTAcctttcctttgaaaattcaATCCACAAAGATTACATTACTGAGAAACTCTACAATGCTCTTCTGGCTGGATCAGTACCAGTTGTACTGGGTCCTTCCAGAGAAAATTATGAGAATTACATTCCAGCAGACTCTTTCATACATGTGGAAGATTTTCTCTCCCCCAGAGAGCTGGCAGAATATCTTCTGATGCTTGACAAAAATAATAAGATGTATCTTAGTTATTTCAACTGGAAGAAGGATTTTTCAGTGCATCTTCCTAGGTTCTGGGAATCACACGCATGTCTGGCTTGTGATCATGTGAAAAGACACCAGGAATACAAGTCCATTGGAAATTTAGAAAAATGGTTTTGGAATTAA
- the FUT9 gene encoding 4-galactosyl-N-acetylglucosaminide 3-alpha-L-fucosyltransferase 9 isoform X3 — MKLLYSRMHHRWKILSPQPQCTEQIMTSTSKGIFRPFFIIFIILGCFMAFILIYIKPTNSWISGPIESASSVLKMKNFFSSKTDNLNETTVLIWVWPFGQTFDLTSCQTMFNIPGCHLTIDRSLYNRSHAVLIHHRDISWDLANLPQQARPPFQKWIWMNLESPTHTPQKSGIEHLFNLTLTYRRDSDIQVPYGFMMVGTSSFTFEVPSKENLVCWVVSNWNPEHARVKYYNELSKYIEIHTYGQAFGDYVNDKNLIPTISTCKFYLSFENSIHKDYITEKLYNALLAGSVPVVLGPSRENYENYIPADSFIHVEDFLSPRELAEYLLMLDKNNKMYLSYFNWKKDFSVHLPRFWESHACLACDHVKRHQEYKSIGNLEKWFWN, encoded by the coding sequence agcaaatTATGACATCGACATCTAAAGGAATTTTCAGGccattttttattatcttcaTTATCCTTGGTTGTTTCATGgcatttatattaatttatatcaAACCAACAAATAGCTGGATCTCTGGTCCTATAGAATCAGCCAGTTCAGTGCTGAAAATGAAGAActtcttttcttccaaaactGATAATCTCAATGAAACTACTGTTTTGATCTGGGTTTGGCCGTTTGGTCAGACATTTGATCTAACATCCTGCCAAACGATGTTCAACATCCCCGGGTGCCATCTGACTATTGACCGCTCGCTGTATAACAGATCCCACGCTGTCCTCATTCATCACAGAGACATTAGCTGGGATCTGGCTAATTTACCTCAGCAAGCCAGGCCACCATTCCAGAAGTGGATTTGGATGAACTTGGAGTCTCCAACTCATACTCCACAAAAGAGTGGCATTGAACACCTTTTTAACCTGACCCTGACTTACCGGCGTGATTCAGATATCCAGGTGCCTTATGGCTTCATGATGGTTGGCACCAGCTCCTTCACATTTGAAGTCCCAAGTAAGGAAAACTTGGTCTGTTGGGTTGTGAGTAACTGGAACCCTGAGCATGCTCGAGTCAAGTATTACAACGAGCTTAGCAAATACATTGAAATCCACACCTACGGACAAGCCTTCGGAGACTACGTCAACGACAAAAACTTGATTCCAACTATCTCCACTTGCAAATTCTAcctttcctttgaaaattcaATCCACAAAGATTACATTACTGAGAAACTCTACAATGCTCTTCTGGCTGGATCAGTACCAGTTGTACTGGGTCCTTCCAGAGAAAATTATGAGAATTACATTCCAGCAGACTCTTTCATACATGTGGAAGATTTTCTCTCCCCCAGAGAGCTGGCAGAATATCTTCTGATGCTTGACAAAAATAATAAGATGTATCTTAGTTATTTCAACTGGAAGAAGGATTTTTCAGTGCATCTTCCTAGGTTCTGGGAATCACACGCATGTCTGGCTTGTGATCATGTGAAAAGACACCAGGAATACAAGTCCATTGGAAATTTAGAAAAATGGTTTTGGAATTAA
- the FUT9 gene encoding 4-galactosyl-N-acetylglucosaminide 3-alpha-L-fucosyltransferase 9 isoform X5 gives MTSTSKGIFRPFFIIFIILGCFMAFILIYIKPTNSWISGPIESASSVLKMKNFFSSKTDNLNETTVLIWVWPFGQTFDLTSCQTMFNIPGCHLTIDRSLYNRSHAVLIHHRDISWDLANLPQQARPPFQKWIWMNLESPTHTPQKSGIEHLFNLTLTYRRDSDIQVPYGFMMVGTSSFTFEVPSKENLVCWVVSNWNPEHARVKYYNELSKYIEIHTYGQAFGDYVNDKNLIPTISTCKFYLSFENSIHKDYITEKLYNALLAGSVPVVLGPSRENYENYIPADSFIHVEDFLSPRELAEYLLMLDKNNKMYLSYFNWKKDFSVHLPRFWESHACLACDHVKRHQEYKSIGNLEKWFWN, from the coding sequence ATGACATCGACATCTAAAGGAATTTTCAGGccattttttattatcttcaTTATCCTTGGTTGTTTCATGgcatttatattaatttatatcaAACCAACAAATAGCTGGATCTCTGGTCCTATAGAATCAGCCAGTTCAGTGCTGAAAATGAAGAActtcttttcttccaaaactGATAATCTCAATGAAACTACTGTTTTGATCTGGGTTTGGCCGTTTGGTCAGACATTTGATCTAACATCCTGCCAAACGATGTTCAACATCCCCGGGTGCCATCTGACTATTGACCGCTCGCTGTATAACAGATCCCACGCTGTCCTCATTCATCACAGAGACATTAGCTGGGATCTGGCTAATTTACCTCAGCAAGCCAGGCCACCATTCCAGAAGTGGATTTGGATGAACTTGGAGTCTCCAACTCATACTCCACAAAAGAGTGGCATTGAACACCTTTTTAACCTGACCCTGACTTACCGGCGTGATTCAGATATCCAGGTGCCTTATGGCTTCATGATGGTTGGCACCAGCTCCTTCACATTTGAAGTCCCAAGTAAGGAAAACTTGGTCTGTTGGGTTGTGAGTAACTGGAACCCTGAGCATGCTCGAGTCAAGTATTACAACGAGCTTAGCAAATACATTGAAATCCACACCTACGGACAAGCCTTCGGAGACTACGTCAACGACAAAAACTTGATTCCAACTATCTCCACTTGCAAATTCTAcctttcctttgaaaattcaATCCACAAAGATTACATTACTGAGAAACTCTACAATGCTCTTCTGGCTGGATCAGTACCAGTTGTACTGGGTCCTTCCAGAGAAAATTATGAGAATTACATTCCAGCAGACTCTTTCATACATGTGGAAGATTTTCTCTCCCCCAGAGAGCTGGCAGAATATCTTCTGATGCTTGACAAAAATAATAAGATGTATCTTAGTTATTTCAACTGGAAGAAGGATTTTTCAGTGCATCTTCCTAGGTTCTGGGAATCACACGCATGTCTGGCTTGTGATCATGTGAAAAGACACCAGGAATACAAGTCCATTGGAAATTTAGAAAAATGGTTTTGGAATTAA